One window from the genome of Clostridia bacterium encodes:
- a CDS encoding Asp23/Gls24 family envelope stress response protein, with protein sequence MKKYEEENINTTVETGDITVSENVIASIAKNALSEIEEVHSVVGESSNSKSFLDMISDKATGKDKGIKVEFKENNELNIEVFVVLKYGTNLISVSKVIQEKIKDAVESIAGMHVLDIDVFIEGVIAE encoded by the coding sequence ATGAAAAAATACGAAGAAGAAAACATTAACACAACAGTAGAAACAGGTGATATTACAGTTTCCGAAAATGTTATTGCATCTATTGCAAAAAATGCCCTTTCTGAAATTGAGGAAGTTCACTCCGTTGTTGGAGAAAGTTCTAATTCCAAAAGTTTTCTTGATATGATTTCCGATAAAGCAACAGGTAAAGATAAAGGCATTAAAGTAGAGTTTAAAGAAAATAATGAACTTAATATTGAAGTATTTGTTGTTTTAAAATACGGTACAAATCTTATTTCGGTTTCCAAAGTTATTCAGGAAAAAATAAAAGATGCTGTGGAAAGCATTGCAGGTATGCACGTTCTTGATATTGATGTGTTTATCGAAGGGGTTATTGCTGAATAA
- the nusB gene encoding transcription antitermination factor NusB, which translates to MKRQDLRKYAFLITFGRSLSFDTPEEALGNYLESFKEDYEKENGKFSDKDLEFVRDIIFGINKNIGVIDDTISMYSKDFEISRISKVALAALRVSIYEILFRDDIPDKVSVNEAIEIVKLYDEENTARFVNGVLGNLVNKNKEEK; encoded by the coding sequence ATGAAAAGACAGGATTTAAGAAAATATGCTTTTCTTATAACATTTGGCAGGTCTCTTAGTTTTGATACGCCTGAAGAAGCATTGGGGAATTATCTTGAGTCCTTTAAGGAAGATTACGAAAAAGAAAATGGTAAATTTTCAGATAAAGATTTAGAGTTTGTTCGTGATATAATATTCGGTATCAATAAAAATATAGGTGTTATAGACGATACAATTTCTATGTATTCTAAAGATTTTGAAATTTCAAGAATATCAAAAGTGGCACTTGCTGCTCTTAGAGTAAGTATTTATGAAATTCTTTTTAGAGACGATATTCCTGATAAAGTTTCTGTAAACGAAGCCATAGAAATAGTTAAACTCTACGATGAAGAAAATACTGCCAGATTTGTTAACGGAGTGCTTGGCAATCTTGTTAATAAAAATAAGGAAGAAAAATAA
- a CDS encoding exodeoxyribonuclease VII large subunit codes for MIISVTELNSLIKEYFDLNPVFTSLYVKGEISNFKKHSSGHCYFSLKDEKSVIKAVMFKFNAYNLQFEPENGMKVILNARLSSYERDGVYQLYVNEMQPDGIGALHIKFEKLKEKFSKEGLFDERYKKQIPRFPKTIGVVTSPTGAAIRDIINVLKRRWKNVDIIIYPAQVQGEDAHLSIISGIKYFNENKVDVIIIGRGGGSVEDLWCFNEEEVAREIFKSTVPLISAVGHETDYTISDFVADLRAPTPSAAAELSVPSVYEVMEFINSSEKRMYLSLLKKIEFLNDKINMYKNSNVLKHPERILEKYQQDVSNFSDKLLLTYSDAISKFKERYIKNVALLDGLSPLKVLKRGYTFVEDDNGKVLDSVKNIISEDIINLKFADGKARCKVISREEY; via the coding sequence ATGATTATTTCGGTTACCGAGCTTAATTCTCTTATTAAAGAGTATTTTGATTTAAACCCTGTGTTCACAAGCCTTTATGTCAAAGGGGAAATTTCAAATTTTAAAAAGCATTCATCAGGGCACTGCTATTTTAGTCTAAAAGATGAAAAAAGCGTTATAAAAGCAGTGATGTTTAAATTTAATGCATATAACCTTCAATTTGAGCCGGAAAACGGTATGAAGGTTATTCTTAATGCCCGTCTTTCTTCTTATGAGAGAGACGGTGTTTATCAGTTATATGTTAACGAAATGCAGCCTGACGGAATCGGAGCACTTCATATAAAATTTGAAAAGTTGAAAGAAAAATTTTCAAAAGAAGGCCTTTTTGATGAAAGGTATAAAAAACAGATTCCTCGTTTTCCTAAAACCATAGGGGTTGTAACCTCGCCGACAGGTGCAGCGATAAGAGATATAATAAACGTTTTAAAAAGGCGTTGGAAAAATGTCGATATAATAATATATCCTGCGCAAGTTCAGGGGGAAGATGCACATTTATCCATTATAAGCGGGATAAAGTATTTTAACGAAAATAAAGTTGACGTTATTATTATCGGCAGGGGTGGCGGCTCGGTTGAAGACTTATGGTGTTTTAACGAAGAAGAAGTTGCAAGAGAAATATTTAAATCAACTGTTCCTTTAATTTCTGCAGTAGGGCATGAAACTGATTATACAATATCAGATTTTGTGGCAGACTTAAGAGCACCTACACCGTCTGCAGCAGCAGAACTCTCAGTTCCATCTGTATATGAAGTAATGGAATTTATTAACTCATCTGAAAAAAGAATGTATTTATCCTTGCTAAAAAAGATAGAGTTTTTAAATGATAAAATAAATATGTATAAAAATTCCAATGTTTTAAAACACCCTGAAAGAATTTTAGAAAAATATCAGCAGGATGTTTCAAACTTTTCGGATAAACTTTTATTAACATATTCTGATGCGATTTCAAAGTTTAAAGAAAGATATATTAAGAATGTTGCACTTTTAGACGGATTAAGTCCCCTTAAAGTTTTAAAAAGGGGATATACATTTGTCGAAGACGATAATGGCAAAGTTTTAGACAGTGTAAAAAATATTATCAGTGAAGATATTATAAACCTTAAATTTGCAGACGGTAAAGCAAGATGTAAGGTAATATCCAGGGAGGAATATTGA
- the xseB gene encoding exodeoxyribonuclease VII small subunit, whose amino-acid sequence MATFEENLKQLENIVSKLEKGDAPLEESIKMFEEGVLIANTLSKTLDEAEGKIKIVTGSSLKDFNIE is encoded by the coding sequence ATGGCAACCTTTGAAGAAAATCTTAAACAATTAGAAAATATAGTTTCAAAACTTGAAAAGGGAGACGCTCCTTTAGAAGAGTCTATCAAAATGTTTGAAGAAGGAGTTTTAATTGCCAATACTCTTTCAAAAACATTGGATGAAGCAGAAGGTAAGATAAAAATTGTTACCGGCTCATCCTTAAAAGACTTTAATATAGAGTAG
- a CDS encoding polyprenyl synthetase family protein gives MNTFNIEYEKRKNIIENYIKEDIKEDNLPYKTLLSAMRYSVNAGGKRIRPVLMMSVYELFKSDYESILPFMAGIEYIHTYSLIHDDLPAMDNDDLRRGKPTCHKKYSEAMAILAGDALLNYSYEKMLSCTLPDTLKGARYILNCAGKDGMIGGQVIDIENENKKISEDLLNTLHSLKTGALLKASCALGAILAGEDDKTIELMAEFGSLIGMAFQIKDDILDKTGDAKDLGKPIGSDEKNNKTTYLTYKSIEECEDIIKNLTARADKILDRFEGKNHFLKDLINYLIVRNK, from the coding sequence ATGAATACTTTTAATATTGAGTATGAGAAAAGAAAAAATATAATAGAAAATTATATTAAAGAAGATATAAAGGAAGATAACCTTCCTTATAAAACTCTACTCTCTGCTATGAGATACAGCGTAAATGCAGGGGGGAAAAGAATAAGACCTGTTCTTATGATGAGTGTGTATGAACTTTTTAAAAGTGATTATGAAAGTATTTTGCCCTTTATGGCAGGTATAGAGTATATTCATACCTATTCGCTCATTCATGATGACCTTCCTGCTATGGATAATGATGATTTAAGAAGAGGGAAACCAACCTGTCATAAGAAGTATTCCGAAGCAATGGCAATACTTGCAGGGGATGCGCTTCTTAATTATTCGTACGAAAAAATGCTTTCCTGCACTTTGCCTGATACTTTAAAAGGCGCAAGGTATATCCTAAACTGTGCAGGTAAAGACGGGATGATTGGCGGTCAGGTTATAGATATAGAAAATGAAAATAAAAAAATATCTGAAGACCTGCTTAATACACTTCATTCCCTAAAAACTGGTGCGCTTTTAAAAGCATCCTGTGCATTAGGCGCAATACTTGCAGGGGAAGATGATAAAACTATAGAACTTATGGCAGAGTTCGGAAGCCTTATAGGAATGGCATTTCAGATAAAGGATGACATTTTGGATAAAACAGGGGATGCCAAAGATTTAGGAAAACCTATCGGCAGTGATGAAAAGAATAATAAAACTACATATCTTACTTATAAGAGCATAGAAGAATGTGAAGATATTATTAAAAATCTTACTGCCCGTGCCGATAAAATTTTAGATAGATTTGAAGGTAAAAACCATTTTTTAAAAGACCTTATAAACTATCTTATTGTAAGAAATAAATAG
- a CDS encoding divergent PAP2 family protein, with the protein MNFLNSFFMNKVIVATLLSWFVAQFIKTILVLVTSRKFDISRMFGSGGMPSSHSSMVCTLCIMVGRIEGVESILFAITLAFALIVMYDAANVRQEAGKHARIINIIIEEWEEKEHIKMDKNLKELLGHTPFEVIIGAILGCLVGGFFPV; encoded by the coding sequence ATGAATTTTTTAAACAGTTTTTTTATGAATAAAGTAATTGTTGCCACCCTATTAAGTTGGTTTGTTGCTCAGTTTATAAAAACAATTCTTGTGCTTGTTACCAGCAGAAAGTTTGACATTTCAAGAATGTTCGGTTCAGGGGGAATGCCAAGTTCTCACTCGTCAATGGTATGTACCCTTTGTATTATGGTAGGAAGAATTGAGGGCGTGGAAAGTATATTGTTTGCAATAACATTAGCCTTTGCACTTATAGTAATGTATGACGCTGCAAATGTAAGACAGGAAGCGGGTAAACACGCAAGAATAATAAATATTATTATAGAAGAATGGGAAGAAAAAGAACATATTAAAATGGATAAAAACTTAAAAGAACTTTTAGGTCATACTCCGTTTGAAGTTATTATAGGCGCAATTTTAGGATGTCTTGTAGGTGGATTTTTCCCTGTATAA
- a CDS encoding 1-deoxy-D-xylulose-5-phosphate synthase, protein MLLDGIHSSNDIKKLNIEELKTLSGEIRDHLIKTVSETGGHLASNLGVVELTLAMHKVFDFPYDKVVFDVGHQSYVHKIITGRKDEFFNLRKYKGISGFPKVAESEYDFFNTGHSSNSLSVALGMTRAAEIKGENCKVIAFIGDGAFGGGMVYEAMNDIGQDMDNDNVIIILNDNEMSISKNQSSISKYLSKLRINSSYIDAKEKWGEIINKTPIFKSIVSGAKGILRKAVSNGEFFENLGIKYYGPYDGHNIEELIEVFKVCKNINKPVVIHTVTQKGKGYKPAEENPEKFHGVSSFNITTGETKVKQADFSSVFGEELIKLSKTNENIVALTAAMPSGTGLIEYSKKFPKRFFDVGICEEHAVSMCAGMAQSGLTPVFAVYSSFLQRGFDQIITDVCAMNLHVVFCIDRAGIVGEDGETHQGLFDMSYLNLIPNMTVLSPADFCELRLMLQYAVNKHNGPVAIRYPRGGETFKLESPPSIEYKKASLLKSGDDITIVAEGRMVGVALKVSKLLLDFGVKADVINIRFVKPIDTELIKTSVLKTKKLVVIEEGIQNGGLGDRINALLNDVEYKFLSKAIKDQFVEHGSYNELLKHLKLDSESIYSEIKEVFGF, encoded by the coding sequence ATGTTGTTAGATGGTATTCATTCATCCAATGATATTAAAAAACTAAATATCGAAGAATTAAAAACTCTGTCTGGTGAGATAAGAGATCATCTTATAAAAACCGTGTCAGAAACTGGTGGCCATCTTGCATCAAACTTAGGAGTTGTAGAACTTACTTTGGCAATGCATAAGGTGTTTGATTTTCCTTATGATAAAGTAGTTTTTGATGTAGGGCATCAGAGTTATGTTCATAAAATTATAACAGGCAGAAAAGACGAGTTTTTTAATTTAAGAAAATATAAAGGCATTTCAGGTTTCCCTAAGGTAGCAGAAAGTGAGTATGACTTTTTTAATACAGGCCACAGTTCAAACTCGTTATCTGTTGCACTTGGAATGACAAGAGCCGCAGAAATCAAAGGCGAAAACTGTAAGGTAATTGCCTTTATAGGAGACGGTGCATTTGGCGGCGGAATGGTATATGAAGCGATGAACGATATAGGTCAGGATATGGATAACGATAATGTTATAATTATCCTAAACGATAATGAAATGTCTATATCCAAAAATCAAAGCAGTATTTCAAAATACCTTTCTAAATTAAGAATAAACAGTTCTTATATAGACGCAAAGGAAAAATGGGGAGAAATAATTAATAAAACCCCGATTTTTAAAAGTATAGTATCAGGTGCCAAAGGAATATTACGAAAAGCAGTTTCCAATGGCGAATTTTTTGAAAATCTTGGAATAAAATACTATGGCCCGTATGACGGTCATAATATTGAAGAATTAATAGAAGTATTTAAAGTATGTAAAAATATAAATAAGCCGGTTGTTATTCATACGGTTACACAAAAAGGAAAAGGGTACAAGCCTGCTGAAGAAAATCCTGAAAAATTCCACGGAGTTTCTTCCTTTAATATCACAACAGGGGAAACAAAAGTAAAACAGGCAGACTTTTCTTCGGTTTTTGGAGAAGAACTTATTAAACTTTCTAAAACTAATGAAAATATAGTTGCCTTAACTGCGGCAATGCCATCAGGAACAGGGCTTATAGAATACTCCAAGAAATTTCCTAAAAGATTTTTTGATGTGGGAATATGTGAAGAACATGCAGTTTCTATGTGTGCAGGAATGGCTCAGTCAGGTTTAACTCCTGTATTTGCAGTGTATTCATCATTTCTTCAAAGAGGGTTTGACCAGATTATTACAGATGTATGTGCAATGAACCTTCATGTTGTATTTTGTATTGACCGTGCAGGAATAGTAGGGGAAGACGGAGAAACTCATCAGGGCCTTTTTGATATGTCTTATCTTAACTTAATTCCTAATATGACTGTTTTATCTCCTGCCGATTTTTGCGAGTTAAGACTTATGCTTCAATATGCAGTAAATAAACATAACGGTCCTGTTGCAATAAGGTATCCGAGAGGGGGAGAAACTTTTAAACTTGAGAGTCCTCCTTCTATCGAATATAAAAAAGCATCACTTTTAAAGAGCGGAGATGATATCACCATTGTTGCAGAGGGCAGAATGGTTGGTGTTGCTTTAAAAGTTTCTAAATTGCTTTTGGACTTTGGTGTTAAGGCAGATGTTATAAATATAAGATTTGTAAAACCGATAGATACTGAACTTATAAAAACTTCAGTTCTTAAAACTAAAAAATTAGTTGTTATAGAAGAGGGAATTCAAAACGGTGGTCTTGGAGACAGAATAAATGCCCTGCTTAACGATGTAGAATATAAGTTCCTAAGTAAAGCCATAAAAGACCAGTTTGTTGAACATGGCAGTTATAATGAACTTTTAAAACATTTGAAGTTAGACTCTGAAAGTATTTACAGTGAAATTAAAGAGGTGTTTGGTTTTTGA
- a CDS encoding TlyA family RNA methyltransferase, whose amino-acid sequence MSEQKQRIDLLLFEKGLAESREKAKSLVMAGVVYIDEQKIDKPGTNVPTDANIIVRQGLKYVSRGGLKLEKSMDKFDLNLEGKVCMDIGASTGGFTDCMLQNGAKKVFSVDVGYGQLAWKLRCDDRVCNLERTNIRHLDNSLITEPVDFISIDVSFISLKLVLPKVRELLIDKGDCVALIKPQFEAGREKVGKKGVVRDINVHKEVIYTVFSFAREMGFKIVDLDYSPIKGPEGNIEYLMHIKKESDFEVGNEIIENVVSASHSEL is encoded by the coding sequence TTGAGTGAACAAAAACAAAGAATAGATTTGTTGCTTTTTGAAAAAGGTCTTGCCGAAAGCAGAGAAAAGGCAAAAAGCCTTGTTATGGCAGGTGTGGTATATATTGACGAGCAAAAAATTGACAAACCTGGAACAAATGTACCAACCGATGCAAATATCATAGTCCGCCAGGGTTTAAAATATGTAAGCCGCGGGGGTTTGAAACTTGAAAAATCAATGGATAAGTTTGATTTAAACTTAGAGGGTAAGGTTTGTATGGATATCGGTGCATCAACAGGAGGGTTTACCGACTGTATGCTCCAGAACGGTGCAAAAAAGGTGTTCTCTGTTGATGTAGGGTATGGTCAACTTGCATGGAAATTAAGATGTGATGACAGGGTTTGTAATTTGGAAAGAACTAATATACGCCACCTTGATAATTCGCTTATTACCGAGCCTGTTGATTTTATCTCAATAGATGTTTCGTTTATATCTTTAAAACTTGTTCTCCCTAAGGTACGCGAATTACTTATAGATAAAGGAGACTGTGTTGCCCTTATAAAGCCTCAGTTTGAAGCAGGAAGAGAAAAGGTTGGTAAAAAGGGTGTTGTAAGAGATATAAATGTTCATAAAGAAGTTATATATACAGTTTTCTCATTTGCAAGAGAAATGGGCTTTAAAATAGTAGACCTTGATTATTCGCCTATAAAAGGGCCTGAGGGAAATATTGAATATCTTATGCATATAAAGAAAGAAAGTGATTTTGAAGTAGGTAACGAAATAATAGAAAATGTTGTTTCTGCTTCTCATTCGGAGTTGTAA
- a CDS encoding NAD(+)/NADH kinase, whose protein sequence is MDIKNIGIVLKNAEEINLDIIKKIYEILSDKNIKVFIHKKYEKFIENIPVIFCSNEELYKISDIILALGGDGTLIKAARNCAIYNKPVMGINLGNLGFLSEMEKDELSTLNKLLLGDYTIDERMMINCAITDISGNKLNYNCLNDVIISRGSYPRMIDINLMIGSENVENYTADGLIIATSTGSTAYSLSAGGPIVEPGVDVIIATPICPHSLKNKSILFSSDRELEITVNEKYNKKVFVSPDGQESIEIKGSIFIKKSDYKTKLIRINNKSFYSILNNKLSQRGVK, encoded by the coding sequence ATGGATATTAAAAATATAGGGATAGTCCTTAAAAACGCAGAAGAAATCAATCTTGATATTATAAAAAAAATATACGAAATTCTTTCGGATAAAAATATAAAAGTTTTTATTCATAAAAAATACGAAAAATTTATTGAGAATATTCCTGTTATATTCTGTTCCAACGAAGAGTTATATAAGATAAGCGATATAATTCTTGCCCTTGGCGGCGACGGAACACTCATTAAAGCAGCAAGAAACTGTGCAATATACAACAAGCCTGTAATGGGAATAAATCTTGGTAATTTAGGCTTTTTATCTGAAATGGAAAAGGATGAACTTTCAACCTTAAATAAACTTCTTTTGGGAGATTATACCATTGATGAAAGAATGATGATAAATTGTGCCATTACAGATATATCAGGCAATAAACTAAACTATAACTGTTTAAACGATGTTATTATTTCAAGAGGGTCATATCCGAGAATGATAGACATCAATTTAATGATAGGCAGTGAAAATGTAGAAAACTATACTGCCGACGGGCTTATTATTGCAACTTCCACAGGCTCTACTGCATATTCTCTGTCTGCGGGAGGCCCGATAGTTGAGCCTGGTGTTGATGTAATAATTGCAACCCCAATCTGTCCTCATTCTTTAAAAAATAAATCTATATTATTTTCATCAGACAGGGAACTTGAAATAACTGTTAATGAAAAATACAATAAGAAAGTTTTTGTATCTCCTGACGGGCAGGAATCAATAGAAATAAAGGGAAGCATCTTTATTAAAAAATCAGATTATAAAACTAAACTTATAAGAATAAATAACAAGAGTTTTTATTCCATACTAAATAACAAATTGTCTCAAAGGGGTGTTAAATAA
- the argR gene encoding arginine repressor gives MKQKRQMAILDFIEKEEISTQEELTLKLKNAGFKVTQATVSRDIKELKLIKVHSDKKGNKYSRVASEISKNSSESTMKLFTIINEAVSSVDYANNIVIIRTIQGMAQGVAFAIDNLHQDGVMGTIAGDDTIMIVTKTEEHARKLVYKINNK, from the coding sequence ATGAAGCAGAAAAGGCAGATGGCAATTCTTGACTTTATAGAAAAAGAAGAAATTTCCACTCAGGAGGAACTTACTCTTAAATTAAAGAATGCAGGGTTTAAGGTAACTCAGGCAACAGTTTCAAGAGATATTAAAGAACTTAAACTTATAAAAGTGCATTCGGATAAAAAGGGTAATAAGTACAGCAGAGTAGCATCTGAAATTTCTAAAAACTCGTCAGAAAGCACTATGAAACTGTTTACTATTATTAACGAAGCAGTTTCAAGTGTTGATTATGCGAACAATATTGTTATTATAAGAACTATTCAGGGTATGGCTCAGGGTGTTGCCTTTGCTATTGATAATCTGCATCAGGACGGAGTAATGGGAACTATCGCAGGAGACGATACCATAATGATTGTTACCAAAACCGAAGAACACGCAAGAAAACTTGTTTACAAGATAAATAATAAATAA